The window ATAATCCGAGaaacacttcaaaatattttaaaaacaaaatgatacacTTCCACCAAAGTATTCAATACATCAAATGAGGAGGGAAAACTGCTTTTCTAAAAACATGCTAACAGGAATAGACCAAGATACACCTTTGTGGTTGACCTTTCACCATAAAAATGGCTATACAAGCAGATGTTACAACCAATTCAAAAAATAATGCTTATGTCAGGGAAGAGACTACACATATCTCATTTCCTGGAAATGGTTACCAGAAGTAAATTCTGGTATCCAGAATTGGTGGTGGGATAAGGGGGTAGTCCAAATTAATTTTAACTGACTTTCTAAGTTCAGTGCACCTGTAAAAACCACACAAAATGATCTTTGGCCATTCAGAAGGCAATTTCAGAATCCTGTCAGGTGCCTCAGGGTAATTAGCAAGTTAAAGATACAGTTCTGGTTAAAGGCATAATAACAGCAGCTAACATTTGCTGGGTACTTATTGTGTGCAAAGCACTGTTCTAGGTTAACTTACTGGTATCACATCTCGCCCTCTGGGGTAGCTACCATAATTAACCCTATCATACACATTAGGAAACTGGGGCCCAAGGTCCCATGGCTGATAAGTACAGTAGAACTAGAACGGCATGTAGGTCCTTGGAAGTCGGCTGTAGAGCCCAGGCTCATAACCATTTTGCTATGAAATACTAACTCATctttattgtgtttctttttcttaagggggaaaaagtgaTCAGCATTTTAACTAATTACAATTAGTCTCCTAACAGAATTGTGAGAATACAAATGTaagcaagagggaagaaaaacaagactGTGTAACGGAGGCCATATACTTATTCTTTTGCTTAGAATAATTCTATCACACTTCAAAATGCAGCACACTGTTTTCAGTTATGAAGTACAGAATTGAATGGGAAAACTATTTGGATTTTAATCAAACTTAGAGCTAAAGCAGACACGTTAAGAGTTTTTAATTTGCCAGATATTCTTTTAATGAGAATTATAAAagaccaaaaacattttttgcaaactgcctttttttaaacaaatgatttgCTTTTGATTACAAATACTGTCTAAGACGATGCCTTCTTTTGCAAAACCAATAAATACAAGAACAAATTTTAAAcaagtgatttgtccaagatatttggaagaaaaaagcctgattttttttccagaattaaaaaaaaaaaaaatcagtattccCTAACCTTTGAAAGAATAAGTTCAAAGATATGACTCaagtggagaaaaagagacagagacagagaccatcTTATAACTGCTTTAAATACCTCCTGATAATTCTGATGTTACCTTTCCTTTCTGGAATTCATATCTTCACAAAAGAGTtgaattgaaaatatttctaatgaacTGATTaatgagggaaaggaaaatacGTACTGAACACATATGTATAAACTTTACCATAAACAATTATGCATATCAAAAAGACACTAACTTTAAAAAGGTACAAAATAAAGTGAGGAAAAACCtgaattacagaaaagaaagtcaaatttatttaatgaaaaactagaattaataaaaattagcaaatacacacaaaaaaatatacacacacagcaGCACTATGTATTGACTCACAAAGGGAAAAGCAGTGGCCCAAGACCACGCAACATGGCTTGTCggttaaagaaaaacacacacacacacacacacacacacacacacacacacacgcacgcgcacacacgcccACACACGCCCACAAActtgcaggcacacacacaaacaaaaacccgGTATTTTTCAACAGTACACTCAATCTACAACACAAATTGAGAATTATTTTACAATGCTTCCTTTCTTAATACAAAAGATGCCCATcttgggtgtatatatatatttttttcagtggtttactgttgacttatttttaaatatattagtgTTACTACATGCAACTGTTTCCTGTATTTAACAGCCTTTCCTCTTATTTACCTTCATGTGTCTAGCTTCCACCTACCAAAAGTTTCAGGTTGGCAGGCAGATGGGTGCCTTATTCTCTGTGAAACTGAATGCAATGGTTTTAAACACTGGCCAGAAAATGTTTGATTGCCATTTCAACACATGGAAATAGTTACATTGATGCCTAAATTGCCATTTTCTGCAAAAAGCTGTGCAATGCTGGTGTCAAAGACTAGGCAGTCGCTATTCATAATGGCTGTTGCAATTCCCTCATGAATAGATCGCGGAGTCGCTTCCCAAGTCAATCGCCGCCTATGACCATTTAGCTCAAGTCGATAAGCAAAATTTTCAGCTTGCTTGCGTGTTCCTATCAGCTGTACAATTGCAAAGAACTGCTGGTGACCGTCGtacttttcctgtttctccaggaCTAACATGAAGTGAAAGCCAAAACAGGACTGCATCATCACCCAGTCAACAGCACCTGGAAGATTAATGTCTGTAGCAAGGAAAACTATATCCTCTCCCTGTAGGGTTGTAATGGACTTATGCTGATGCATCAGATGGGGCATTACAGCATCCAAAGAGCCTTGCCATTTACAGGAAGCACCGGGGCACGGACACGAATAAGGCCTAAACTCACAAAGCTCTTCATGGtctgctttttctgtgtgtggcAGAGTTATTTCACATCCAGAAGAGGCATATTTACAAGGGAAAAGTACGGAATTGGCCACCTTCTCCATAGCCAAGTTGCGAATGGATCCCAACGGGCCCCGGCAGGTTGGACAACATGTGAGCTTTGGGCGACAGTTGCTACAAACAAGATGGCCACTCTGACACTGAAGAATGGGTGGTAACACATAGTCAAAGCAGACCGGACACTCAAAAAGACTCGCCAAGTCATTATTGGATGCGGTTGTGCCAGTCAGGGCAGGCACCCTCTGGGACGGCGTACACTTTGAGGTTCCAGTGGGTAATGCTGTTGCAGTCTGGCGGCTCATTTCTGTaacaaaaaccataaataaaaataaaaagaggcagGAGAAAAATAACTACAACTATCATCTGTTTCACAAATAATGTTTACATGCCAGAAATACTTAAGTTTCATGCAAAACGTACTGTGAGCAAAAGGAACACAGACACCAGatttaaaaaccataaattaCACTAATTACACATTTTGATTATCAGGAGTTGTATACCAGACAAAGCTCTTTATCAAAATGTTCCAGAACACATGCAGAATTCCTTTTTAAGAACTATTAAAAATCTCCTTGGATGGGCTAGACGACATGGAATAAATGCTGAAACAGAAACTGGGCCATAAACTACTAAGAAACACCATTTAAATAGCTTAAGCCCAATCAGATCAGTTTTGACTggactttctcctccctctgtctctgtgttcaATTCCCCTGCTCAGTCTATTTCTTGCCCATTCTGAGTCAGCCACCAGCAGCTACAGGGAGCTACAAGTGATCCAAAGGATCACCAGGGCACTAGCTTTGGTTAACACCGCCTAATGGTAAACAGTTACCTGCTTTAGACATGGATTTGGGGAATGGAGGGGGTCTGCTGCCATCCCATCATCCATGTTCCTCTAGTAAGTCTTCCCCTAGAACGTTAACATCAGCTAGGTATTAACCTTGTTTCCCACTGATCAGTGCCCCACACCTCAAAaagtggggggaagagaagagaaaaatggagggCCATCTTCAAAAGTTCTAAGTCTGGTACTTAGAGAAGGTACATCTTTCCAGTCTAATTCCATTCCCCAATATAAATCAGATATAGTATGCAAAGGGGAAGaagagtcaaaaaagaaaaagaaggtaaataaatataaaagcaccAGAGAGAGACACGAGAGACACAACATTGGGGACAGTATAGTCAAGAGATTCAGAATTCCTTGTACCCTACCAGTGTTGTGGAAGCATTTATCAGCACAGCAGTAATTATTCAAGACATAAACGTCGgggagcctgggttgctcagtcggttgagcttccaacttcggctcaggccatgatctcatggtttgtgggttcgagtcctgcattgggctctgtgctgacagcccagagcctggagcctgctttggattctgtctctctctctctctctctctctctttgcccttccttcgctagttctctgtctctctctctgtcactcaaaaataaacattaaaaaaaattttttaaaaagagataaatgtcATCTTGAAGAAATGACAACAATATAACTAACTTGTCAGACTAAATGAAAGATAAAGCAAATACCTTTCCCATGAATCTACCTTTGCTGGGATACCAGGTCTTATTTATCTCAGGGGTAACAAAAGATGTCTACTGATGTCCTAAGAGTATATTCCTAGTAACTGTATAAGCCTTACTTCTACAAAATGAAAACTGTCTGAAATTTAATGTTTTCCCAATTATAATCATTATTCTGTTGCAAAGAATTAAACTTTGAAAAACCAATGCTGGTTACCAATGTGACCATATAAATGCAATTGGGGTTCCAGATTACTCAAGGATAGACACCTCAATGGAGGGCTcagagtggcaaaaaaaaaaaaaaaaaaaaaaaaaaagattaatcccACAGTCACTAAAGTTAATATTCTAAAATTCAAGTTTATAAAACTGCAGAATTCCATCATAATGTGTCTTATCACATGCACTTAGGGACAACAGAAATCAGTTCTCATCTGAAACACTGTATAACCCAGGTGTAAGATTCTTTGTGCATATGATGATCTGTGTGCATTTTCCATCACTTGTGAAACAATGGGCTTAGCATTGCCAAAACACCCCCTATATATGCTGTATGCTTGTTTTCATGGCCTATTTTATACTGCTCACTTAAGTGAGCAACATTAAAATTGGAAAGTGGTTCCCAGAGCACAAAACAGTCTAATCTACCAATGCCTTTTCAAATCCCTAAACCAAAACAGCTAATTACATCAAGGGACTATAAACTCAATTTGTATTCAACATTAATACAACTAGGAAAatataagcaagaaaaatatttgcttaatttctTGACCTAGCAAAATAGCTATACACTGACCATCAATCATTCAGGCTTATGTTACAATGTATCTTTATTATTCTCCCAAACACCATAGAAAGCTGGATTTAAATCCATATCTAAAGCATGAAAACAAGTGAAGTGAGGCCAGTATTTCTCGTGAATGGAGATATTACAGGACAGCAGCTGCTAAAACCTCCCCAAACTCCAAAGGTAGAACCCAGTTCCAACAAAAAGAATCCTGACCCTACAGCAGCCCTGCAGTTGGAATCAAGGACTAAAGGGACTTTGGACAACGCTGCAGGAGTGATGACGTAACCTGAAGCTTGGTTTAAACAGAGAAAAGTACAGCAGATCAAAAGAAACATCACTGCAAACTCCAGCTCAATTATGCTGCAGCCACTCCCTGATCCAGATTCCACTGGCTTACAACAACTTTCCCATTTCATAGTTTAAGCAAACCCACTCAGTCTCTTAATGTcaataccttttcttttccttgtcccaGCTGCAGGTAAACATGTGAGCAAGATGCCTCTCCAGGAGTACAGAAAAGGTGAGGTAGACTTCCCGGTCATGAGAAGCCAGCCAGCTCACAGCCTTTCC is drawn from Felis catus isolate Fca126 chromosome E2, F.catus_Fca126_mat1.0, whole genome shotgun sequence and contains these coding sequences:
- the SIAH1 gene encoding E3 ubiquitin-protein ligase SIAH1 isoform X3 — its product is MSRQTATALPTGTSKCTPSQRVPALTGTTASNNDLASLFECPVCFDYVLPPILQCQSGHLVCSNCRPKLTCCPTCRGPLGSIRNLAMEKVANSVLFPCKYASSGCEITLPHTEKADHEELCEFRPYSCPCPGASCKWQGSLDAVMPHLMHQHKSITTLQGEDIVFLATDINLPGAVDWVMMQSCFGFHFMLVLEKQEKYDGHQQFFAIVQLIGTRKQAENFAYRLELNGHRRRLTWEATPRSIHEGIATAIMNSDCLVFDTSIAQLFAENGNLGINVTISMC
- the SIAH1 gene encoding E3 ubiquitin-protein ligase SIAH1 isoform X2, coding for MSKAEMSRQTATALPTGTSKCTPSQRVPALTGTTASNNDLASLFECPVCFDYVLPPILQCQSGHLVCSNCRPKLTCCPTCRGPLGSIRNLAMEKVANSVLFPCKYASSGCEITLPHTEKADHEELCEFRPYSCPCPGASCKWQGSLDAVMPHLMHQHKSITTLQGEDIVFLATDINLPGAVDWVMMQSCFGFHFMLVLEKQEKYDGHQQFFAIVQLIGTRKQAENFAYRLELNGHRRRLTWEATPRSIHEGIATAIMNSDCLVFDTSIAQLFAENGNLGINVTISMC
- the SIAH1 gene encoding E3 ubiquitin-protein ligase SIAH1 isoform X1, whose translation is MTGKSTSPFLYSWRGILLTCLPAAGTRKRKEMSRQTATALPTGTSKCTPSQRVPALTGTTASNNDLASLFECPVCFDYVLPPILQCQSGHLVCSNCRPKLTCCPTCRGPLGSIRNLAMEKVANSVLFPCKYASSGCEITLPHTEKADHEELCEFRPYSCPCPGASCKWQGSLDAVMPHLMHQHKSITTLQGEDIVFLATDINLPGAVDWVMMQSCFGFHFMLVLEKQEKYDGHQQFFAIVQLIGTRKQAENFAYRLELNGHRRRLTWEATPRSIHEGIATAIMNSDCLVFDTSIAQLFAENGNLGINVTISMC